A single region of the Bacillota bacterium genome encodes:
- a CDS encoding ABC-F family ATP-binding cassette domain-containing protein, producing the protein MITVSNVSLNFDGTNLFSDVNLKFTPGNCYGIIGANGAGKSTFLKILSGELDSTTGEVTIPPNTRMSVLKQNHYAYEDFTVLDTVIQGNPRLYEIINEKEKLYAKTDFTEQDGIYASELEAEFAELNGWDAESDASKLIQGLGLSVDILYSMMNTLTGNERVKVLLAQALFGKPDIILLDEPTNHLDVPSVNWLEDFLLEYPGTVIVVSHDRHFLNTVCTHIVDIDYTKIRMYVGNYEFWYESSQLMQRMLKDQNRKNEEKAKELQNFISRFSANKSKSRQATARKKLLEKLSFEEMPASSRRYPYVGFQMDREPGKEILTVDGLSKTIDGVKVLDNVSFRVNKDDKIAFIGDNEIATTTLFKILMEEMEPDEGSFKWGVSITKSYFPKDNTDYFADCDLSILHWLAQYSQDTTETYLRGFLGRMLFSGEDVFKAVQVLSGGEKVRCMLARMMLSGSNALVVDQPTNHLDLESISAVNNGLIDFKGLVLFSSYDHEFVQTVANRIIEITGEGIIDRQCTYEEYLSFKAGQ; encoded by the coding sequence TTGATTACCGTATCTAATGTTAGTTTAAATTTTGACGGAACAAATTTATTTTCAGATGTTAACTTGAAATTTACTCCGGGTAACTGTTATGGGATAATAGGCGCAAACGGTGCTGGAAAATCCACATTTCTTAAAATACTGTCTGGAGAACTTGATTCAACTACTGGGGAGGTTACTATCCCTCCCAATACCAGAATGTCGGTGCTGAAGCAAAACCATTATGCTTATGAGGATTTTACTGTTTTGGATACAGTTATTCAGGGAAATCCAAGACTTTATGAAATCATTAATGAGAAAGAAAAGCTTTACGCGAAAACGGATTTTACGGAACAGGATGGTATATACGCTTCTGAACTTGAGGCGGAATTTGCTGAGCTGAACGGTTGGGACGCGGAATCAGATGCTTCAAAGCTTATTCAGGGGCTTGGGCTATCTGTTGACATCCTTTACTCTATGATGAATACACTTACCGGAAATGAACGCGTCAAGGTATTATTGGCTCAAGCGCTGTTTGGCAAACCAGATATTATTTTACTCGACGAGCCGACTAACCACCTTGATGTTCCGTCTGTAAACTGGCTCGAGGATTTTTTGCTTGAATATCCAGGCACAGTCATTGTAGTATCCCACGACCGTCACTTTTTGAACACAGTTTGCACACATATAGTTGATATAGATTATACAAAAATCCGTATGTATGTGGGTAACTACGAGTTCTGGTATGAATCCAGTCAGCTTATGCAGCGTATGTTAAAGGATCAAAACCGTAAAAATGAAGAAAAGGCTAAAGAACTTCAAAACTTTATAAGCCGATTTTCTGCAAATAAATCAAAATCACGTCAGGCTACTGCAAGAAAAAAGCTGCTTGAAAAACTTTCTTTTGAGGAAATGCCGGCTTCTTCCCGCCGCTATCCTTATGTTGGTTTTCAAATGGACAGAGAACCCGGAAAAGAGATATTGACTGTTGACGGTTTAAGCAAGACTATTGATGGGGTAAAAGTTTTAGATAATGTCAGTTTCCGTGTCAATAAAGATGATAAGATTGCCTTCATCGGTGACAATGAAATAGCAACAACTACGCTTTTTAAAATTCTGATGGAAGAAATGGAACCTGATGAAGGATCTTTTAAATGGGGAGTCAGTATAACTAAATCATATTTTCCCAAGGATAATACAGATTATTTTGCTGACTGTGACCTTTCGATATTACACTGGCTTGCTCAATATTCTCAAGATACGACTGAGACATATCTGCGCGGCTTTTTAGGACGTATGCTGTTCTCCGGTGAAGATGTTTTCAAGGCCGTACAGGTTCTTTCCGGAGGTGAAAAGGTCAGATGTATGCTTGCAAGGATGATGTTATCGGGATCTAATGCGCTTGTTGTTGACCAGCCGACAAACCATCTCGATCTTGAGTCCATTTCAGCTGTTAATAACGGTCTTATCGATTTCAAAGGTTTAGTTCTATTTTCGTCATATGACCATGAATTTGTTCAAACGGTTGCAAACCGTATTATAGAGATAACAGGCGAAGGGATTATAGACAGACAATGCACATACGAGGAGTATCTTTCCTTTAAAGCTGGACAGTAA